In Bacteroidota bacterium, the following are encoded in one genomic region:
- a CDS encoding class I SAM-dependent methyltransferase yields MFSYLRYFRRNQQESFVRNQLLLKMYPNRQVYEIFGKLDYHRFFASGEFAAQSIHSVLKPYFSAEKPAVLDLGCGLSRVLNPLKKWYPEGTFHGCDLDGDMIQWNARHFPENHYTVNLLDHPLPYSDQSFDLVFSLSVVTHLDADSIRILFGEVSRILKPGGFYLFTTIDDFYASRNLYGKEREAFYAGQPVLRPYKDGSRLFTSYTPTIWIISQLPDSLTLQVHHPGADLQIAGSQDVLVVRKKG; encoded by the coding sequence ATGTTCAGTTACCTCCGGTATTTCAGGCGCAATCAGCAGGAATCCTTCGTCCGGAATCAACTCCTTCTGAAAATGTATCCGAACCGGCAGGTGTATGAAATTTTTGGCAAACTGGATTACCATCGTTTTTTTGCCAGCGGCGAGTTTGCTGCCCAATCCATCCATTCGGTCCTGAAACCATATTTTTCTGCAGAAAAACCGGCTGTTCTCGACCTGGGTTGCGGATTGTCACGGGTGCTGAATCCGCTGAAAAAATGGTACCCGGAGGGAACGTTTCACGGATGCGATCTGGATGGAGACATGATTCAGTGGAATGCCCGTCATTTTCCGGAAAACCACTATACAGTCAATCTGCTGGACCATCCGTTACCCTATTCGGACCAATCCTTTGATCTGGTATTTTCATTGTCCGTGGTGACTCATCTGGATGCAGACAGCATCCGGATTCTCTTCGGGGAAGTCAGCCGCATTCTGAAACCGGGTGGTTTTTATTTGTTCACGACTATCGATGATTTTTATGCCAGCCGGAATCTGTATGGAAAGGAACGGGAAGCCTTTTATGCCGGTCAGCCCGTTTTACGTCCTTATAAGGATGGAAGCCGGTTATTCACCTCTTACACACCCACCATCTGGATTATTTCCCAGCTTCCCGATTCATTAACCCTTCAGGTCCACCATCCCGGTGCTGATTTGCAGATTGCAGGCAGCCAGGATGTGTTGGTGGTCAGGAAGAAGGGATAG
- a CDS encoding fumarylacetoacetate hydrolase family protein, producing MKLVTFEFLCPMGRISRLGVLSGTYVIDLNFAYTLLLAEDGETRPYEVAAAQLPSNMLDFLKTGDNGMEIARTVLDIFSTRSYRKLTIRGPREEKIVWKTREVRLKAPLPEPVSFRDFLAFEQHVRTGYSRRNQEFPSLWYELPVYYKGNPKTFIGPDTVVHWPSFTEKFDYELELACVIGKAGKNIPVEEAHEYIAGYCILNDFSARDIQMQEMSLRLGPSKGKDFATAIGPWLVTPDEVGNSRDLTMIARVNGEEWSRGHSGSSHWTFEQMISHVSKDEMLVPGELIGSGTVGTGCGYELDRWVKPDDVIELEITGLGILRNRVVRN from the coding sequence ATGAAACTCGTCACGTTTGAATTTCTCTGTCCCATGGGACGGATTTCCCGTCTGGGTGTCCTGTCCGGAACGTACGTTATCGATCTCAATTTTGCTTATACGCTGTTGCTGGCAGAAGACGGCGAAACCCGGCCGTATGAAGTGGCAGCTGCGCAGCTTCCTTCTAATATGCTCGATTTTCTAAAAACCGGCGACAATGGAATGGAAATCGCCCGGACGGTGCTCGATATTTTCTCGACACGATCCTACCGGAAACTGACCATCCGGGGTCCGCGGGAAGAAAAAATTGTCTGGAAAACCCGGGAAGTCCGGTTGAAAGCCCCGCTGCCCGAGCCCGTTTCCTTCCGCGATTTTCTGGCCTTTGAACAGCATGTCCGTACCGGTTATTCCCGCCGGAATCAGGAATTCCCATCGTTGTGGTATGAGTTGCCGGTCTATTACAAAGGAAATCCGAAAACCTTCATTGGTCCTGATACCGTGGTTCACTGGCCGTCTTTTACCGAAAAATTTGATTATGAACTGGAACTTGCCTGCGTCATCGGAAAAGCCGGAAAAAACATTCCGGTTGAAGAAGCCCATGAGTACATTGCCGGCTATTGTATTCTGAACGATTTTTCCGCACGTGATATTCAGATGCAGGAAATGAGTCTGCGCCTGGGTCCATCGAAGGGAAAAGATTTTGCCACAGCCATCGGACCCTGGCTGGTGACGCCCGATGAAGTGGGAAACAGTCGCGATTTAACCATGATTGCCCGCGTCAATGGCGAAGAATGGAGCCGTGGTCATTCGGGCTCAAGTCACTGGACCTTCGAACAGATGATCAGTCACGTCTCCAAAGATGAAATGCTTGTTCCAGGTGAACTCATCGGAAGCGGAACGGTCGGGACTGGCTGCGGTTACGAACTGGACCGGTGGGTGAAACCCGATGATGTGATTGAACTGGAAATTACCGGATTGGGGATTCTGCGAAACCGGGTCGTCCGGAATTAA
- the hppD gene encoding 4-hydroxyphenylpyruvate dioxygenase, which translates to MQDQQNPLGVIRLDHLEFTTSNASELIGLFHRLGFSITATFQKNGLKKWLMETHKSSFLVTESSAGDYNESYQKKHGGGVSALAFRVENAGQAFDEAIRRGATERLPLQTVTDQGHTWRWAAIQGFGDVLNIFIERSDKAPFAPGFSPFHDSDALPADQNPGLIHVDHLTNNVPHGEMNKWVEFYHRIYGFEAVRYFEIKGEKTALRSKVVRSANKQVTIPINEPWGPDGTDQVTEFIHRHNGSGVQHIALSCKQIIPTVKKLRAQGFEFLTPPPHTYYEMAPKRVPNVKENLAELEENAILVDGDSDGYLLQIFTKDQIGPSFFEIIERKGHDGFGDGNFQALFDAIERDQMIRGVLK; encoded by the coding sequence ATGCAAGACCAACAAAATCCTCTCGGTGTCATCCGGCTTGACCATCTGGAATTCACCACATCCAATGCATCTGAGCTGATCGGATTATTTCACAGGCTCGGATTTTCTATCACGGCCACGTTTCAAAAAAACGGATTAAAAAAATGGCTGATGGAAACCCACAAATCTTCCTTTCTGGTGACGGAATCCTCGGCGGGAGATTACAATGAATCCTACCAGAAAAAACACGGAGGTGGCGTATCAGCTCTGGCCTTCCGTGTGGAAAATGCCGGACAGGCCTTCGATGAAGCCATCCGCCGGGGAGCAACCGAACGCCTTCCATTGCAAACGGTGACCGATCAGGGGCATACCTGGCGGTGGGCTGCCATTCAGGGATTCGGAGATGTGCTGAATATATTTATTGAACGATCCGACAAAGCACCCTTTGCTCCCGGATTTTCACCGTTTCATGATTCTGACGCATTACCGGCCGACCAGAATCCGGGTCTGATTCATGTCGACCATCTCACCAACAACGTTCCGCATGGGGAAATGAATAAATGGGTTGAGTTTTATCACCGGATTTATGGATTCGAGGCCGTCCGGTATTTCGAGATCAAAGGTGAGAAAACAGCCTTGCGCAGCAAGGTCGTCCGGTCTGCAAATAAACAGGTGACGATTCCCATCAACGAACCCTGGGGACCCGATGGAACCGATCAGGTCACCGAATTTATTCATCGGCATAATGGGTCGGGCGTGCAGCACATTGCACTGAGCTGTAAGCAAATCATTCCGACGGTAAAAAAATTGCGTGCGCAGGGATTTGAATTTCTCACACCACCGCCGCATACCTATTATGAGATGGCACCCAAGCGGGTACCAAACGTGAAGGAAAATCTGGCTGAACTGGAAGAAAACGCCATTCTGGTGGATGGTGATTCTGATGGGTATTTGCTGCAGATTTTTACAAAGGACCAGATCGGCCCCTCCTTCTTTGAAATCATTGAACGAAAAGGTCATGATGGATTCGGTGATGGGAATTTCCAGGCGCTTTTCGATGCCATCGAACGCGACCAGATGATCCGTGGTGTGCTGAAATAA
- a CDS encoding histidinol-phosphate transaminase, with amino-acid sequence MTLVPHYIEKLEPYKAGGTIQEIRQRFGLDRIIKLASNENPFGPSPRAIEAMQQIMGDLHRYPDSAGTDLRDALAEKFKVKPGNVVLGSGSEGIMSNIMRTFLAEGDEIITSAGTFIGFKVLANASGKKTYWVPLNNYRFELKAMIPYISQKTKIIYLCNPNNPTGTIFTRSEFDAFYKHVPDRVLIILDEAYFEFAQSSPDYPDSMHYRYDNVITLRTFSKAHGLAGVRVGYGMAHDRLISNLMKVKLPFEPNTLAQVAALASMKDTGFVDTYLRTNQEALEQFYKLFEELDIPHLHSYANFVTIDLGTETAVQAVHLGLLKKGIMVRPLTAFDLPTCLRITTGLPDENAEFIRAFREVYQEMLESGDRR; translated from the coding sequence ATGACGCTCGTTCCTCATTACATCGAGAAACTCGAGCCGTACAAGGCCGGCGGTACCATTCAGGAAATCCGCCAGCGATTCGGCCTCGATCGTATCATTAAACTGGCCTCCAACGAAAATCCGTTCGGACCTTCACCCCGTGCCATTGAAGCCATGCAGCAGATCATGGGAGATCTGCACCGGTATCCCGACTCAGCCGGTACTGATTTGCGGGATGCACTGGCTGAAAAATTCAAGGTTAAACCCGGGAATGTGGTTCTTGGCAGCGGATCTGAAGGCATCATGTCCAACATCATGCGGACGTTTCTGGCTGAAGGTGATGAAATCATCACATCGGCGGGTACGTTTATCGGATTTAAGGTATTGGCCAATGCATCCGGCAAAAAAACCTACTGGGTGCCGCTGAACAATTACCGGTTCGAACTGAAGGCGATGATTCCTTACATCAGCCAGAAAACCAAAATCATCTATCTATGCAATCCGAACAATCCGACCGGAACCATTTTTACCCGCAGCGAATTCGATGCCTTTTACAAACACGTCCCCGATCGGGTCCTGATTATTCTGGATGAAGCATATTTCGAATTTGCACAATCTTCGCCGGATTACCCGGACAGCATGCATTACCGGTACGACAATGTGATCACCCTGCGCACCTTTTCCAAAGCGCACGGATTGGCTGGTGTTCGTGTCGGTTATGGCATGGCACATGACCGGTTAATCAGCAACCTGATGAAAGTCAAATTACCCTTCGAACCCAATACATTGGCTCAGGTGGCTGCTCTTGCCAGCATGAAGGATACTGGTTTTGTCGATACCTACCTCCGGACCAATCAGGAAGCGCTTGAACAGTTTTATAAACTTTTTGAAGAGTTGGATATTCCACACCTTCACAGTTATGCCAATTTTGTGACCATCGATCTGGGAACAGAAACGGCCGTTCAGGCTGTTCATCTCGGCTTGCTGAAGAAGGGAATCATGGTGCGTCCTTTGACTGCCTTCGATTTACCAACCTGTCTGCGCATTACCACGGGCTTGCCTGATGAAAATGCAGAATTTATCCGGGCGTTCCGCGAGGTGTATCAGGAAATGCTGGAGTCAGGAGACAGGAGATAG